The following coding sequences lie in one Sinorhizobium fredii USDA 257 genomic window:
- a CDS encoding COG3904 family protein, with translation MRYIVVAGLMLLALPLRAAEIAREPGSDGIEIVSVTGTFNDGDDADFRKLAATVDRAVVVLNSGGGNLHAGLEIGRAIRLRGFATAVPPDALCASACALTWLAGSPRLLDDTSKLGFHAAYRLVNGQASEYGAANALVGAYLNQLGLNDKAVFYITSAPPEGVEWLTANTAATVGISYEPIGVNSPTASDQGKPMPHDPMSTTTAFYSALAAADGEAAAALVVPEKRGKGPFNEGSIHTFYSAMTVPLTLTGTTLRGADEVRVSYEYETDKGRQCRGRADVHTIYLYGRTLISRIKALDGC, from the coding sequence ATGCGATACATCGTAGTGGCAGGTTTGATGTTGCTCGCGCTCCCGCTTCGGGCGGCAGAGATAGCGAGAGAGCCTGGATCGGATGGAATCGAGATCGTATCCGTCACCGGGACATTCAACGATGGCGATGACGCCGACTTCCGGAAACTCGCGGCCACTGTCGACCGAGCCGTTGTCGTCTTGAATAGCGGCGGCGGTAACCTCCACGCGGGCCTGGAGATCGGGCGAGCCATCCGACTGCGGGGCTTTGCGACCGCCGTTCCGCCAGATGCACTCTGCGCGTCGGCCTGCGCCCTCACCTGGCTTGCAGGATCACCGAGGCTGCTCGACGACACGTCCAAGCTCGGCTTCCACGCCGCCTACCGACTGGTAAACGGACAGGCCTCCGAGTACGGCGCAGCGAACGCCCTCGTCGGCGCGTACCTCAATCAGCTCGGCCTCAACGATAAGGCAGTGTTCTATATCACGTCTGCCCCGCCCGAGGGCGTGGAATGGCTGACGGCGAACACCGCAGCGACCGTCGGCATCTCTTACGAACCGATCGGCGTGAACTCCCCTACGGCATCCGATCAAGGGAAGCCCATGCCGCACGATCCAATGTCCACGACGACGGCATTCTATTCTGCGCTCGCGGCAGCTGACGGCGAGGCTGCCGCCGCCCTTGTGGTTCCTGAAAAGCGTGGGAAAGGCCCGTTCAACGAAGGATCGATCCACACCTTCTACAGTGCGATGACCGTGCCCCTCACGCTGACGGGGACTACATTGCGGGGCGCGGACGAGGTGCGGGTGTCATACGAATACGAGACCGACAAAGGACGCCAGTGCCGTGGTCGGGCCGACGTCCACACGATCTATCTCTACGGAAGGACCTTGATCTCGAGGATCAAGGCGCTCGACGGGTGCTGA
- a CDS encoding PD-(D/E)XK nuclease family protein, with protein MTNVTFDTIARVEEIVTDVLAMDLLHSSPDFFRKVLEVAGESRDLHLVAIRRSVADTSLGETDIEIVAESSDGRCGILIENKVRAPLMDRQFARYRMRGEAGVQRGQWTRFKVILMSPRHYFETLGSEHSAHIDVHLSYEEVVEFLGGYPEFAFKRHVFESAIADFRKGYVKSPDLAMMEFYQKYWLVASTEFPQLRMLKPDTVGKDGSWIYFPGLYAGNSVRLIHKFKGIGCELAIVSRNAESLAAALAPILEPEMLVRSTKSMAFVNLKTPALNHIVDFETIRPDVVSSLQSLDRLRKFAMNEEVRQRITNLL; from the coding sequence ATGACCAATGTGACCTTCGATACCATCGCTCGCGTCGAGGAGATCGTGACCGATGTGCTGGCCATGGACCTCCTTCACAGCTCACCCGACTTTTTCAGGAAGGTCCTTGAGGTCGCTGGCGAATCCCGCGATCTGCACTTGGTCGCAATTCGCCGTTCCGTTGCCGACACATCCCTCGGTGAAACGGACATCGAGATAGTTGCCGAAAGCTCGGACGGTCGATGCGGCATACTAATCGAGAATAAGGTTCGTGCGCCGTTGATGGACCGCCAGTTCGCCCGTTATCGCATGCGCGGGGAAGCGGGTGTTCAGAGAGGCCAGTGGACGCGGTTCAAAGTGATCCTAATGTCGCCGCGGCACTACTTCGAAACCCTTGGTTCGGAGCATTCCGCGCACATCGACGTCCATCTCTCTTACGAAGAAGTCGTCGAGTTCCTCGGTGGCTATCCCGAGTTCGCGTTCAAACGGCACGTATTCGAAAGCGCGATCGCCGACTTTAGGAAAGGCTACGTGAAGTCGCCAGATTTGGCGATGATGGAATTCTACCAGAAATACTGGTTGGTGGCATCTACCGAGTTCCCACAGCTCCGGATGCTGAAGCCGGATACCGTCGGCAAAGACGGCAGCTGGATTTACTTTCCCGGGCTGTATGCCGGCAATAGCGTTCGACTGATCCACAAGTTCAAGGGTATTGGTTGCGAACTGGCGATAGTTTCCCGAAATGCCGAGTCGCTCGCTGCGGCGCTGGCTCCAATCCTAGAGCCCGAGATGCTCGTGAGGTCGACGAAGTCCATGGCATTCGTGAACCTCAAGACACCTGCCCTCAACCACATTGTAGATTTTGAGACGATACGACCCGATGTCGTTTCCAGCCTCCAGTCGCTCGACCGGCTGCGGAAGTTCGCGATGAACGAGGAAGTCAGGCAGCGCATTACAAACTTGCTCTAA
- a CDS encoding GIY-YIG nuclease family protein, translating to MLKDIWKLENPTDFKLHFARYNGKNQPLDVWARDRDEWQQWQEYRPGRDDFNRQYVFSVMQFYHEPDIWLFGGVWQIMTRHADRYNVALTDHGAPFLGRLKLRLAYGDRSTRVRLESHYDTFEVQEIIREPYSGRGFPGFENIDVSFEELETLVRNSRPDWMAALSSVKGVYMISDVQTGKRYIGSAYGTQGIWSRWTNYVSTGHGGNVELRKLVSDPTLAYCRQAFRFTLLEYRPAATTDEVVIGREAFWKNILLSREHGLNRN from the coding sequence ATGCTGAAGGACATCTGGAAGCTCGAAAACCCGACCGATTTCAAGCTCCACTTCGCCCGCTATAACGGTAAGAACCAGCCGCTAGACGTCTGGGCGCGCGATCGAGACGAATGGCAGCAGTGGCAGGAATACCGCCCGGGTCGCGATGATTTCAATCGGCAATACGTCTTCTCCGTCATGCAGTTTTATCACGAACCCGACATCTGGCTATTCGGGGGCGTCTGGCAAATCATGACGCGCCATGCCGACCGATACAACGTGGCCCTCACGGATCACGGCGCACCGTTTCTTGGCAGGCTGAAGTTGCGGCTTGCCTACGGTGACAGATCGACCCGAGTGCGCCTGGAGAGTCACTACGACACCTTCGAGGTGCAGGAGATCATTAGGGAGCCGTACTCCGGACGAGGCTTCCCCGGTTTCGAGAATATCGACGTCAGCTTCGAGGAACTGGAAACGCTGGTCCGCAACAGCAGACCCGATTGGATGGCTGCACTATCGAGCGTCAAGGGTGTCTACATGATCTCGGACGTGCAGACGGGGAAACGCTATATCGGGTCTGCCTACGGTACCCAGGGCATCTGGTCACGGTGGACGAACTACGTTTCCACGGGTCACGGCGGAAACGTCGAGTTGCGCAAACTCGTGAGCGATCCAACCCTCGCCTATTGTCGGCAAGCATTCAGATTCACTCTTCTGGAGTACCGCCCGGCCGCAACGACTGACGAAGTAGTAATCGGACGCGAGGCCTTCTGGAAGAATATTCTGTTGTCCAGAGAACATGGGCTGAACCGAAATTAG
- a CDS encoding competence protein CoiA, whose amino-acid sequence MKYALVEGIRLEATAGVRGICPGCSSPMIPKCGLKRLHHWAHKSTIACDHWWEPETEWHRGWKNQFPAEWQEIRHAACNGDVHIADVKTASGSVLEFQYSAITPEERASREAFYGRMVWIVNGTRLKRDLPSFQESLTYAPSAETKARAWLLSDQTSAIIGRWRGGSHPVFLDFGDADFSSPWLPSTGLIWWLTYIPRGRVIATPVHGQSVIDHFLSGAPIRGFAKPTPPPLWPFRRLDLARGTLPRG is encoded by the coding sequence ATGAAATATGCCCTCGTAGAAGGAATCCGTCTGGAGGCGACGGCAGGCGTTCGCGGGATTTGCCCCGGATGCTCATCGCCCATGATCCCCAAGTGCGGTCTCAAACGACTGCACCATTGGGCTCATAAGAGTACCATCGCTTGTGACCACTGGTGGGAACCCGAAACCGAATGGCATCGGGGGTGGAAGAACCAGTTTCCTGCGGAGTGGCAGGAGATCAGGCATGCCGCGTGCAACGGCGATGTCCACATAGCCGATGTCAAAACGGCGAGCGGGAGCGTCCTTGAGTTCCAGTATTCGGCTATCACCCCCGAGGAGAGGGCGTCTCGCGAGGCCTTCTACGGCCGCATGGTGTGGATCGTGAACGGCACTCGGCTGAAACGCGATCTGCCGTCATTCCAAGAGTCGCTGACCTACGCTCCATCGGCCGAAACGAAGGCGCGGGCATGGCTTCTGTCGGATCAGACGTCGGCGATCATCGGACGCTGGAGAGGAGGCAGTCACCCCGTGTTCCTGGATTTTGGTGATGCGGACTTTTCGTCGCCTTGGCTGCCTTCCACGGGATTGATTTGGTGGCTGACCTACATTCCCCGCGGTCGCGTCATCGCAACGCCGGTCCACGGGCAGAGTGTCATCGACCATTTCCTCTCCGGCGCGCCCATACGTGGATTTGCCAAGCCCACGCCACCTCCGCTCTGGCCTTTCAGAAGACTAGACCTTGCCCGAGGCACGCTGCCACGTGGTTGA
- a CDS encoding metallophosphoesterase, with product MKLWIISDLHLEFGQPFVQSPPRDAEVLVCAGDLLTRGIVPSIEWLAANIPSSMPVVFTAGNHEYYGASVQESIRDARLLRDRYPHIHWLENEAVDIGDVRFVGATLWTDFRLNGGDPELAMAAAQSGMNDYRKIKFSKLPYWKFKPIHAYRMHHESRAFLKTTLPKSSSWKTVVLSHHAPSPRSIPPEFRGDPLSACYASDLEDLIVEGQPALWVHGHVHQKVDYRVGECRIVANPRGYPGEGTAFDPQLVIEI from the coding sequence GTGAAACTCTGGATCATTTCCGATTTGCATCTGGAGTTCGGCCAGCCATTCGTTCAGTCACCGCCTCGAGATGCGGAGGTCCTTGTTTGCGCCGGGGACCTTTTGACACGCGGCATCGTCCCCAGCATCGAATGGTTGGCGGCCAACATCCCTTCCTCGATGCCCGTCGTGTTCACGGCAGGGAACCATGAATACTACGGAGCCTCCGTGCAGGAGAGCATCCGCGATGCGCGATTGCTGCGTGATCGCTATCCCCACATCCACTGGCTCGAAAACGAAGCGGTAGATATCGGCGACGTCAGATTTGTTGGCGCGACGCTCTGGACCGACTTCCGCCTCAACGGCGGCGATCCCGAACTGGCAATGGCGGCCGCCCAGAGCGGTATGAACGACTACCGGAAGATCAAGTTTTCCAAGCTTCCTTATTGGAAGTTCAAGCCGATCCACGCCTATCGAATGCACCACGAGTCCCGGGCATTCCTCAAAACGACACTGCCCAAGTCCTCGTCCTGGAAGACAGTGGTCCTAAGCCATCACGCTCCGTCACCCAGATCAATTCCACCCGAGTTCCGGGGTGATCCGCTGTCTGCATGCTACGCTTCCGATCTGGAGGACCTTATCGTCGAAGGGCAGCCTGCATTGTGGGTGCATGGTCACGTCCATCAGAAGGTCGATTACCGAGTCGGAGAGTGCAGGATCGTTGCCAACCCTCGCGGATATCCGGGAGAGGGGACGGCCTTCGATCCGCAGCTCGTCATCGAAATCTAG
- a CDS encoding AAA family ATPase: MTYNHLDTAKRPKSSFSLPVAVAKCGVRSILRPFLKKPDACFVAVLLIEDADAVTYYEHAARELLATASPYDEHGYDMFAVTSVTDNDDFASDRNACSKIRSARRAVVFVVTLDGLSSDLALAADYVAKVPRATAVHYMAAASEIGLSGMTTETAAFLTQHCFDDVKMAFRPQRPLLSAVRRLRRQAQLERQPEPVAEATATLRLEDMHGYGQAKDWGLRLAEDIRAWKAREIGWEDVDRGALVYGPPGCGKTSFAKALAASCDVELVLASAARWQAKGHLGDLLKAMRAAFDEARKKSPAILFLDEFDSFGDRDALSDNGNQDYHRQVINGLLECLDPSEGREGIVVVGATNNPSIIDRALLRPGRLETLIEIPLPDVAARVSILRHHLRDHAFGGDLARFVSATRGWSGADIEKLARDARRLSRRRKVALSEDLLLEVMPKRYVLSESELRHTAIHEAGHAIVAVVLACDVLKHVHIDRDAALGVGAQSVGMTVFEPEVGRVKTVSYYDDRIAMLLGGIAAETVVYGCHADGAGGAPSSDLVLASDIATKLERHFGFGEVLSVELGKGDRPLEYLRDRDPELRSLVDARLRTQFDRAVALLSERRQELDHLTEALVEKGHVIGDEVRALLGVKSRNTESASVRT, encoded by the coding sequence ATGACATATAATCACCTCGATACAGCCAAACGCCCGAAGTCCAGTTTCAGCCTGCCCGTGGCCGTCGCTAAGTGCGGCGTCCGTAGTATCCTTCGGCCGTTTCTGAAGAAACCGGATGCCTGTTTCGTCGCTGTCCTCCTGATCGAGGACGCGGACGCCGTGACGTACTACGAGCATGCGGCGCGCGAGTTGCTGGCCACGGCGAGTCCGTACGACGAACACGGGTACGACATGTTTGCCGTCACGTCGGTCACAGACAACGACGATTTCGCCAGCGACAGAAACGCTTGCTCCAAAATCCGGTCCGCTCGTCGCGCGGTGGTGTTTGTCGTCACCCTCGATGGCCTGTCGTCTGATTTGGCCTTGGCTGCGGATTACGTCGCGAAGGTGCCTCGCGCTACGGCCGTCCATTACATGGCTGCCGCATCGGAAATCGGTCTCTCGGGGATGACAACCGAGACTGCCGCCTTTCTGACACAGCACTGCTTCGACGACGTCAAAATGGCGTTCCGGCCTCAACGGCCGCTGCTGAGCGCAGTCCGGCGCTTGCGACGGCAGGCCCAATTGGAGCGACAGCCGGAGCCTGTTGCGGAAGCGACGGCGACCCTGAGGCTGGAGGACATGCACGGCTACGGCCAGGCCAAGGATTGGGGCCTCCGACTTGCCGAGGACATCCGCGCCTGGAAGGCAAGGGAAATCGGCTGGGAGGACGTTGACCGCGGCGCGCTCGTTTACGGGCCTCCGGGATGCGGCAAGACGTCCTTCGCGAAGGCACTCGCCGCCAGCTGCGATGTCGAACTGGTACTGGCATCGGCAGCCCGCTGGCAGGCAAAGGGGCATCTCGGCGACTTGCTCAAGGCAATGAGGGCAGCATTTGACGAGGCAAGGAAGAAATCCCCCGCGATCCTGTTCCTGGACGAGTTCGACAGTTTCGGCGACAGGGACGCTCTCAGCGATAACGGGAACCAAGACTACCATAGGCAGGTGATCAACGGGCTTCTCGAGTGTCTCGATCCGTCGGAAGGCCGCGAGGGCATTGTGGTGGTTGGTGCCACCAACAATCCGTCTATCATCGACCGCGCCCTGCTTCGTCCGGGAAGGCTCGAGACGCTCATCGAAATCCCATTGCCCGACGTTGCTGCACGGGTCTCAATCCTCCGGCACCATCTGCGGGATCACGCGTTCGGCGGCGATCTCGCTCGTTTCGTGTCGGCGACCAGGGGCTGGTCCGGAGCTGACATCGAGAAGCTTGCTCGCGATGCCAGGCGGCTTTCGAGGCGGCGGAAGGTTGCCTTGTCTGAAGACCTCCTCCTCGAGGTGATGCCCAAGCGCTACGTCCTAAGCGAGAGCGAACTGCGGCACACTGCAATCCACGAAGCTGGCCATGCCATCGTCGCGGTCGTCCTTGCATGCGACGTGCTCAAACACGTTCACATCGATCGGGATGCGGCCCTTGGAGTCGGCGCTCAGTCCGTCGGAATGACCGTCTTCGAACCCGAGGTCGGACGAGTGAAGACGGTGAGCTACTACGACGACAGGATCGCGATGCTCTTGGGCGGTATCGCGGCTGAGACGGTGGTCTATGGCTGCCATGCAGACGGGGCAGGCGGCGCGCCGTCGTCGGACCTGGTGCTGGCAAGCGATATCGCCACGAAGCTGGAGCGTCACTTCGGGTTCGGTGAGGTGCTTTCTGTCGAGCTTGGAAAGGGGGACCGTCCCCTCGAGTATCTCCGTGATCGTGACCCGGAACTGCGCAGTCTCGTCGATGCGAGGCTGAGGACCCAGTTCGACCGAGCGGTGGCGCTTCTTTCGGAGCGTCGTCAGGAACTCGACCATCTCACCGAGGCGCTGGTCGAAAAGGGACATGTCATCGGTGACGAGGTCCGGGCGCTCCTCGGCGTAAAGTCCAGGAATACCGAATCCGCATCCGTCAGGACGTGA
- a CDS encoding VOC family protein, producing the protein MTVDADNPADGISAPYHPGQTTSIVIDRATVDAVLPSANGVISTYKQYASVLSYALSGSGATATTYWKYQTKIKVDIPDLVGIVYLGNSSLDGSIVALDPEGTEPGRPRWFGLDNQEKVKSDWNEGRRLRGWVANTETIDAVLSIHGAIFGDKVPLPTADPTFAFTIPKDGSLPLDGAAPSIIDHRGDSSYVAAIPDLGARVRSLTLEHPDPNGIGALYRELSIDHPPVIVQASEVRYRALIETATGLKELT; encoded by the coding sequence GTGACGGTGGATGCCGACAACCCCGCGGACGGCATCTCTGCGCCCTATCACCCGGGGCAGACCACCTCCATCGTGATCGACCGGGCGACGGTCGATGCTGTCCTCCCGTCGGCGAACGGCGTGATCTCAACCTACAAGCAGTATGCCTCGGTGCTGAGCTACGCCCTCTCCGGTTCCGGGGCGACGGCGACGACCTACTGGAAATACCAGACGAAGATCAAGGTCGATATCCCCGATCTCGTCGGCATCGTTTATCTCGGCAACTCATCTCTGGATGGCTCAATCGTGGCCCTCGACCCGGAAGGAACCGAGCCGGGACGGCCCCGTTGGTTTGGTCTCGACAATCAGGAGAAAGTCAAGTCGGACTGGAATGAAGGTCGTCGCCTGCGAGGATGGGTTGCCAACACCGAAACAATTGACGCCGTTCTTTCAATCCACGGCGCGATCTTCGGCGACAAGGTTCCTCTTCCAACTGCGGACCCGACTTTCGCTTTCACCATCCCAAAGGATGGCTCGCTTCCCTTAGACGGTGCGGCCCCCTCGATTATCGACCACCGGGGCGACTCTAGCTATGTGGCCGCAATTCCTGATCTGGGCGCGCGCGTTCGTTCTCTCACCCTTGAACATCCAGACCCGAACGGCATCGGGGCGCTCTATCGCGAACTTTCCATCGACCATCCGCCTGTGATCGTCCAGGCCTCCGAAGTCCGATACCGGGCGCTCATCGAGACCGCAACCGGATTGAAAGAACTGACCTGA
- a CDS encoding trypsin-like peptidase domain-containing protein, which translates to MAAVLATMATAAFAEEKRSSGTGFAVTSDGWLMTNAHVVEGCDRIEVKGMGTASDPRIDATNDLALIKVSADRPLTPLVFRRAPTRLGEDIVAIGYPLADLLSDSVKITTGNVNALAGLRNDTRYIQISTPIQPGSSGGPVIDRDGYLLGITSATFSKRAADEIGITAQNINFAIRASVAELFMQTQGIPAQSGDRAADQAALSTADVADKITSSVHQVLCYGKPEVQTPPQIEGATTSLPKPSIPAVLLEATGYDAIGFDYSALKDVTFANCRAVCEGDARCKAITYNAKHRVCFLKDDVVALIRNRDALAAYSSSKVAEVIVSDFTSFSGMDIPGGDYKRIRQTSYLECFVSCIGDNACRAFAYVSRKKECWLKDTLGRPKAARGIELGVK; encoded by the coding sequence ATGGCCGCCGTATTGGCAACCATGGCAACTGCTGCTTTCGCAGAAGAAAAGAGGTCGTCGGGAACTGGATTTGCCGTCACGTCCGATGGCTGGCTGATGACGAATGCGCATGTCGTCGAGGGCTGCGATCGCATCGAGGTGAAGGGCATGGGGACCGCTTCCGATCCGAGGATTGACGCCACCAACGACCTTGCCCTGATCAAGGTTTCGGCAGACAGGCCCCTGACGCCGCTGGTGTTCCGACGCGCGCCGACTAGACTGGGCGAGGACATTGTCGCCATCGGCTATCCGCTGGCCGATCTACTGTCGGATTCCGTGAAGATCACGACAGGGAACGTCAACGCCCTCGCCGGATTGAGAAACGACACGCGCTACATTCAGATTTCGACCCCCATTCAGCCTGGCAGCTCGGGCGGCCCCGTCATCGACCGTGATGGTTATCTGCTCGGAATTACCAGCGCGACGTTCTCAAAGAGGGCCGCCGACGAGATCGGGATCACGGCGCAGAACATCAACTTCGCCATCCGCGCGTCGGTCGCTGAACTGTTCATGCAGACTCAGGGCATTCCCGCCCAGTCGGGTGACCGAGCCGCGGATCAGGCGGCTCTCTCGACGGCCGATGTGGCTGACAAGATCACATCCTCCGTTCATCAGGTCCTGTGCTACGGAAAGCCCGAGGTCCAGACACCGCCGCAGATCGAAGGGGCGACGACCTCGCTGCCGAAGCCATCGATTCCCGCGGTGCTGCTCGAAGCAACGGGTTACGATGCGATCGGCTTCGATTACTCCGCATTGAAGGACGTGACCTTTGCGAATTGCCGCGCGGTCTGCGAGGGAGACGCGCGGTGTAAGGCGATAACCTACAACGCGAAGCATCGCGTCTGTTTTCTCAAGGACGATGTCGTCGCCCTGATCCGAAATCGAGACGCGCTCGCTGCCTATTCGTCATCGAAGGTGGCCGAGGTCATCGTGTCGGACTTCACGAGTTTCTCTGGCATGGACATTCCCGGAGGCGACTACAAGCGGATCAGGCAAACGAGCTATTTGGAATGCTTCGTGTCCTGCATCGGAGACAATGCCTGCAGGGCGTTCGCCTACGTGAGTAGGAAGAAGGAATGCTGGCTCAAAGACACCCTCGGACGACCGAAAGCTGCGAGGGGCATCGAGCTTGGCGTAAAGTAG
- a CDS encoding GrpB family protein, protein MSAIKVVEYDPAWPGLFDGEKSRILELIGDMVDDIHHIGSTSVVGLYAKPKIDIDAVLRSDAVVADAVELVKSLANFTFHGDPYNDGMWTFTSGHGSYGTRLYLCGPENATHVKRVLFRDWLRTHPNDAAEYAALKRELAREANGDWKFYTAGKAEFFARIVRQASL, encoded by the coding sequence ATGAGCGCGATAAAGGTCGTCGAATACGATCCTGCATGGCCCGGACTGTTCGACGGGGAAAAGAGCCGGATATTGGAGCTGATCGGCGATATGGTGGATGACATTCACCACATCGGCAGCACCTCGGTCGTCGGCCTATATGCGAAGCCCAAGATTGACATCGACGCAGTGCTTCGTAGCGATGCAGTGGTCGCCGATGCGGTCGAGCTCGTGAAGTCGCTCGCGAACTTCACCTTCCATGGCGATCCCTACAATGATGGCATGTGGACCTTCACGTCGGGTCACGGTTCCTATGGCACGCGGCTCTACCTCTGCGGGCCGGAGAACGCCACGCATGTCAAACGTGTGCTGTTCCGCGATTGGCTCCGCACCCATCCGAACGACGCGGCCGAATACGCCGCGCTGAAGCGCGAACTGGCAAGGGAGGCAAACGGCGACTGGAAATTCTACACTGCGGGCAAGGCAGAATTCTTCGCGAGGATCGTGCGGCAAGCGTCCCTGTAA
- a CDS encoding transglutaminase-like domain-containing protein: MHKTFYASQSIYSEPGQHREILMQGGGEPGAIARWISSFMQHPRGAESKERGFTPEQAADLGLRSVNEILAVTVKRNLFEGDATQAKIGGLCRDFAILAASGFRARGIPARLRVGFADYIVPDFWEDHWLCEWHDGRQWKRLDVEFASGGEAAFNALDVPHERFLTASEAWFRIKDEPGIAPRFGVSSLNLGGEWFVAGSLFREIAALRKLELKPWDYWGLSENLSRAPTEWPQHTRITLDQLASRLESAGAGGESEPEAVADWPLPKQVISFPQGEPVAVMLRNS, from the coding sequence ATGCACAAAACCTTCTATGCTTCCCAAAGCATCTATTCGGAACCCGGGCAGCATCGTGAAATCTTGATGCAAGGCGGCGGCGAGCCGGGGGCAATTGCCCGGTGGATTAGCTCATTCATGCAGCATCCTCGCGGTGCTGAGTCCAAGGAAAGAGGCTTCACACCTGAACAGGCCGCCGATTTGGGGCTACGTTCCGTGAACGAGATTCTGGCCGTCACCGTAAAGCGCAACTTGTTTGAAGGCGATGCCACGCAGGCCAAGATTGGTGGACTCTGCCGGGATTTCGCCATTCTTGCCGCGAGTGGATTTCGTGCGAGGGGTATCCCGGCACGTCTCCGTGTCGGCTTTGCTGACTATATCGTACCCGACTTTTGGGAAGATCACTGGCTTTGCGAATGGCACGATGGTCGGCAATGGAAGCGGCTCGATGTGGAGTTTGCATCCGGCGGGGAAGCGGCCTTCAACGCGTTGGATGTACCGCACGAGCGGTTTCTAACGGCAAGCGAGGCATGGTTTCGGATTAAAGACGAACCGGGTATCGCTCCGCGATTTGGCGTGTCGAGCCTCAATCTTGGCGGGGAATGGTTTGTCGCGGGAAGCCTGTTTCGAGAGATCGCCGCACTGCGCAAGCTGGAACTGAAGCCGTGGGACTATTGGGGTCTATCAGAGAACCTTTCCCGCGCTCCAACCGAGTGGCCACAGCACACGAGGATAACGCTCGATCAACTCGCTTCACGGCTAGAAAGCGCCGGCGCTGGTGGGGAGAGCGAGCCAGAAGCTGTAGCGGACTGGCCTTTGCCAAAGCAGGTTATCAGCTTCCCACAAGGCGAGCCGGTGGCTGTCATGTTGCGTAACTCCTGA
- the aac(6') gene encoding aminoglycoside 6'-N-acetyltransferase → MESIIQIGTIKDVESWAELRVALWPHHSLEDHRAELGRAFLSESGEAVAFIARNAANEAVGFAEATLRHDYVNGCSSSPVLFLEGIYVRPVDRRKGIARLLCNAVADWGKSLGCVEFGSDALLENSASHALHTALGFEETQRVVFFRKPL, encoded by the coding sequence ATGGAATCGATTATCCAGATTGGGACCATAAAAGATGTTGAGTCGTGGGCGGAGCTTCGCGTTGCGCTGTGGCCGCATCACTCACTCGAAGATCATCGAGCCGAGTTGGGCCGGGCGTTTCTTTCAGAAAGTGGCGAAGCCGTCGCGTTCATCGCTCGAAATGCTGCGAATGAAGCTGTCGGGTTTGCTGAGGCCACTTTGCGACATGATTATGTGAATGGATGCAGCAGCTCGCCCGTTCTATTCCTCGAAGGGATTTATGTCCGGCCCGTTGACAGGCGAAAGGGTATCGCACGATTGCTTTGCAATGCCGTTGCCGATTGGGGGAAGTCGCTTGGGTGTGTTGAGTTTGGCTCTGACGCGCTGCTTGAGAATTCAGCCAGCCATGCGCTCCATACCGCATTAGGATTTGAGGAGACACAGCGCGTCGTGTTCTTCCGAAAGCCACTGTAG